The following proteins come from a genomic window of Streptomyces sp. Sge12:
- the leuE gene encoding leucine efflux protein LeuE has protein sequence MLGVTDLPTYLAGLVLIILLPGPNSLYVLSVAARRGVRTGYKAAAGVFTGDAVLMLATAVGAGALLRASPLVFTVVKFLGAGYLAWLAVGMMRGAWALWRTRMERDAAEASAVPADPAENERPYRRALLISLLNPKAILFLMSFFVQFVDPSYAYPALSFLLLGGLLQTGSFLYLTLLIFGGTRLAAAFRRRKRLSAGATSAAGVLFLGFAAKLAVS, from the coding sequence ATGCTGGGTGTGACCGATCTACCGACCTATCTCGCCGGCCTGGTGCTGATCATTCTGCTGCCGGGGCCGAACTCCCTCTACGTGCTCTCCGTGGCCGCCCGCCGCGGAGTGCGCACCGGGTACAAGGCCGCCGCCGGGGTGTTCACCGGCGACGCCGTGCTCATGCTGGCGACCGCCGTGGGCGCCGGGGCGCTGCTGCGGGCGAGTCCGCTGGTGTTCACCGTGGTGAAGTTCCTCGGTGCCGGCTACCTGGCGTGGCTGGCCGTGGGGATGATGCGGGGCGCCTGGGCGCTGTGGCGCACGCGCATGGAGCGGGACGCGGCCGAGGCCTCCGCCGTACCCGCCGACCCGGCGGAGAACGAACGGCCCTACCGGCGGGCGCTGCTGATCAGCCTGCTCAACCCGAAGGCCATCCTCTTCCTGATGTCCTTCTTCGTGCAGTTCGTGGACCCGTCCTACGCCTACCCGGCGCTCTCGTTCCTGCTCCTGGGCGGCCTGCTCCAGACGGGCAGCTTCCTGTACCTGACGCTGCTGATCTTCGGCGGGACCCGCCTCGCGGCGGCCTTCCGCCGCCGCAAGCGGCTGTCGGCCGGGGCCACCTCGGCGGCGGGCGTGCTGTTCCTCGGCTTCGCGGCCAAGCTCGCCGTCAGCTGA
- a CDS encoding glycosyltransferase family 2 protein, translating to MPKLSVVVPFYNVQTYAPDALKSLELNARDDFEFLLVDDCSTDGTPDLLERAARELPRAVHLRHGRNGGLATARNTGLDAARGEYLAFLDGDDWLAPGHLARTLAAIEALNCDFVRTDHVRCTGRSRSVQRVPYGPESVVADPRTAILPADRATSVDYPYAWAGMYHRRLLDRGLLHFTDGLRTAEDRPWIWRLHREAASFAAVGLPGVFYRRGVSTSLTQVGDERQLDFIRAFDQVLADVHEDRESGRLLPKAVRTYCAIIAHHFGSIERFEPDVAKKLRIMSTAALGRMPQDVLEHVLDSMDVERSTVLRRLRGGRRAPSGANA from the coding sequence GTGCCCAAGCTCTCTGTTGTCGTGCCGTTCTACAACGTGCAGACATATGCACCGGATGCCCTGAAGAGTCTCGAACTCAACGCCCGGGACGATTTCGAGTTCCTGCTCGTCGACGACTGCTCGACGGACGGGACGCCCGACCTGCTGGAACGGGCGGCGCGCGAGCTGCCGAGGGCGGTGCACCTCAGACACGGGCGCAACGGCGGCCTGGCAACCGCCCGGAACACCGGTCTGGACGCGGCCCGCGGCGAGTACCTGGCCTTCCTGGACGGGGACGACTGGCTGGCGCCCGGCCACCTGGCCCGAACCCTGGCCGCCATAGAGGCGCTGAACTGCGATTTCGTCCGTACCGACCATGTCCGCTGCACGGGCCGGTCGCGGAGCGTGCAGCGCGTCCCCTACGGCCCGGAGTCGGTGGTCGCCGATCCCCGCACCGCGATCCTGCCCGCCGACCGGGCCACCTCGGTGGACTATCCGTACGCGTGGGCCGGCATGTACCACCGGCGGCTGCTGGACCGCGGGCTGCTGCACTTCACCGACGGGCTGCGGACCGCGGAGGACCGGCCGTGGATCTGGCGGCTGCACCGGGAGGCGGCATCCTTCGCCGCGGTGGGACTGCCCGGTGTCTTCTACCGGCGCGGGGTTTCCACCTCATTGACGCAGGTGGGCGACGAACGGCAGCTCGATTTCATTCGCGCATTCGATCAAGTACTCGCGGACGTGCACGAGGACCGGGAATCGGGCCGACTGCTTCCGAAAGCCGTCCGGACCTATTGTGCAATTATCGCCCATCATTTCGGATCCATCGAAAGGTTCGAGCCGGACGTGGCCAAGAAACTCCGCATCATGAGTACGGCCGCACTCGGCCGCATGCCGCAGGACGTACTGGAACACGTCCTGGACTCGATGGACGTCGAACGCTCCACCGTGCTGCGCCGGCTGCGCGGCGGCCGCCGTGCCCCGTCGGGAGCGAACGCCTGA
- a CDS encoding acyl-CoA mutase large subunit family protein — protein MALTESGFPIEPVYGPGDLTGWDPAAELGEPGDFPYTRGIYPNMYTGRPWTMRQYAGFGTAAESNARYRQLIEGGGTGLSVAFDLPTQMGHDSDAPLAQGEVGKVGVAVDSLDDMRTLFDGIPLDRVSTSMTINAPAALLLLLYQLVAEEQGISGTQLTGTVQNDVLKEYIARGTYIFPPGPSLRLTADTFRYCRAEIPRWNTISISGYHMAEAGASPAQEVAFTLADGIAYVRTALAAGMVVDEFAPRLSFFFVARTTLLEEVAKFRAARRIWARVMREEFGARDPKSLMLRFHTQTAGVQLTAQQPELNLVRVAVQALAAVLGGTQSLHTNSFDEAIALPTEKSARLALRTQQVLAHETDVPHTVDPFAGSYAVERMTDELEAAALALMRRVEDQGGAVAAIEAGFQKAEIERNAYRIAQETESGERVVVGVNRFALEREDAYEPLRVDPAIEARQCAALARLRAERGGAAVTAALEALKEAAAGTANVLYPMKEALRARATVGEVCGALREVWGTYEPSGSTW, from the coding sequence ATGGCACTCACCGAGAGCGGATTCCCCATCGAACCCGTCTACGGGCCCGGCGACCTGACGGGGTGGGACCCGGCGGCCGAGCTGGGGGAGCCGGGCGACTTCCCCTACACTCGGGGGATTTATCCGAACATGTACACCGGCCGGCCGTGGACCATGCGGCAGTACGCCGGCTTCGGCACGGCCGCCGAGTCCAACGCCCGTTACCGGCAGCTCATCGAGGGCGGCGGCACCGGGCTGTCGGTCGCATTCGACCTGCCCACGCAGATGGGGCACGACTCCGACGCCCCCCTCGCCCAGGGCGAGGTCGGCAAGGTCGGCGTCGCCGTCGACTCGCTCGACGACATGCGGACGCTGTTCGACGGGATCCCCCTCGACCGGGTCTCCACCTCGATGACGATCAACGCGCCCGCCGCCCTGCTCCTGCTGCTCTATCAACTGGTGGCGGAGGAACAGGGCATCTCGGGCACACAACTGACGGGGACGGTCCAGAACGACGTGCTCAAGGAGTACATCGCGCGCGGAACGTACATCTTTCCGCCCGGCCCCTCCCTGCGCCTGACGGCCGACACCTTCCGCTACTGCCGCGCCGAGATCCCCCGGTGGAACACCATCTCCATCTCCGGCTACCACATGGCCGAAGCCGGCGCCTCGCCCGCGCAGGAGGTGGCCTTCACCCTCGCCGACGGCATCGCCTACGTCCGTACCGCCCTCGCGGCGGGCATGGTGGTCGACGAGTTCGCGCCCCGGCTCTCCTTCTTCTTCGTCGCCCGCACCACCCTGCTGGAGGAGGTGGCGAAGTTCCGCGCGGCCCGGCGGATCTGGGCCCGCGTCATGCGGGAGGAGTTCGGGGCGCGCGATCCGAAGTCGCTGATGCTGCGCTTCCACACCCAGACGGCCGGGGTCCAGCTGACCGCGCAGCAGCCGGAACTGAACCTCGTACGGGTGGCCGTGCAGGCCCTGGCCGCCGTCCTGGGCGGCACGCAGTCGCTGCACACCAACTCCTTCGACGAGGCGATCGCACTGCCGACGGAGAAGTCCGCCCGCCTCGCCCTGCGCACCCAGCAGGTCCTCGCGCACGAGACGGACGTACCGCACACCGTCGACCCCTTCGCCGGGTCCTACGCGGTGGAGCGGATGACGGACGAACTGGAGGCGGCGGCGCTCGCGCTGATGCGCCGGGTCGAGGACCAGGGCGGGGCGGTGGCCGCGATCGAGGCCGGCTTCCAGAAGGCCGAGATCGAGCGGAACGCCTACCGCATCGCGCAGGAGACCGAGAGCGGGGAGCGGGTGGTGGTCGGGGTCAACCGCTTCGCGCTGGAGCGCGAGGACGCCTACGAGCCGCTGCGCGTGGACCCGGCGATCGAGGCACGGCAGTGCGCGGCGCTGGCCCGGCTGCGGGCGGAGCGGGGCGGGGCGGCGGTGACGGCGGCGCTCGAGGCACTGAAGGAGGCGGCGGCGGGCACGGCCAACGTGCTGTACCCGATGAAAGAGGCACTGCGGGCCCGGGCCACGGTGGGGGAGGTGTGCGGTGCGCTGCGGGAGGTCTGGGGGACGTACGAACCGAGCGGTTCCACCTGGTGA
- a CDS encoding DUF6716 putative glycosyltransferase, which translates to MPERKRVAVLADSDTRWKWGALTARRLVPDHQLTGFLLRGRATPTARQLGEVGVRADRLSEVTCAEFLAEIERERYDVVVLALVGGAVQAVLHGARALWPAPAGRPVLVTGYVGVVYEKLADGLLLRHGADLVLANSRHDAERFRAVYEGVGADAAAVTETALPFLGGAPYEPAGSRAHTVVFAVQPSVPDSRADRAYLLERAAGHARLHPDREVLIKLRSKPGEHTTHLEEQPYQRLAEKIPGGLPANCRLVYGNMGEVLDGTDLLVTVSSTAALESLHRSIPTAILTDLGIREALGNHHFLGSGCMASWDQIDSGLLPEGDPVWLAAQGVLPAQGADPEKGADAYAVARAKVAALMAATRLPAPAPYYTRTTAPGYLPGILARHHLAPDGTPLPGAVRPQAGESRLRRRLRAHLREAARGAYRHGVQRVAPVIRRLGEL; encoded by the coding sequence GTGCCAGAACGCAAACGCGTCGCCGTACTCGCCGATTCCGATACGCGATGGAAATGGGGCGCACTCACCGCCCGCCGTCTCGTGCCCGACCACCAGCTCACCGGATTCCTGCTGCGCGGCCGTGCCACACCCACCGCGCGCCAGCTCGGTGAGGTGGGGGTGCGGGCCGACCGGCTGTCCGAGGTGACCTGTGCCGAGTTCCTCGCCGAGATCGAACGCGAGCGCTACGACGTGGTCGTCCTCGCGCTCGTCGGCGGGGCCGTCCAGGCCGTCCTGCACGGGGCGCGCGCCCTGTGGCCCGCCCCGGCCGGTCGCCCCGTACTCGTCACCGGCTACGTGGGCGTCGTGTACGAGAAGCTCGCCGACGGGCTGCTGCTGCGGCACGGCGCCGACCTCGTCCTCGCCAACTCCCGCCACGACGCCGAACGCTTCCGCGCCGTGTACGAGGGCGTCGGCGCGGACGCCGCCGCCGTCACCGAGACCGCGCTGCCGTTCCTGGGCGGGGCGCCGTACGAGCCGGCCGGGAGCCGGGCCCACACGGTGGTCTTCGCCGTCCAGCCCTCCGTGCCCGACAGCCGCGCCGACCGCGCCTACCTGCTGGAACGGGCCGCCGGACACGCCCGGCTGCACCCCGACCGGGAGGTGCTGATCAAGCTGCGCAGCAAGCCGGGGGAGCACACCACGCACCTGGAGGAGCAGCCGTACCAGCGGCTCGCCGAGAAGATCCCGGGCGGACTGCCCGCCAACTGCCGCCTCGTGTACGGAAACATGGGCGAGGTCCTGGACGGCACCGACCTGCTGGTCACCGTCTCCTCCACGGCCGCCCTGGAATCCCTGCACCGCTCCATCCCGACGGCGATCCTCACCGACCTCGGCATCCGCGAGGCCCTCGGCAACCACCACTTCCTGGGCTCCGGCTGCATGGCCTCCTGGGACCAGATCGACTCGGGGCTCCTCCCGGAGGGGGACCCGGTCTGGCTGGCCGCCCAGGGCGTCCTGCCCGCGCAGGGCGCCGACCCGGAGAAGGGCGCGGACGCCTACGCCGTGGCCCGGGCCAAGGTGGCCGCCCTGATGGCCGCGACCCGGCTGCCCGCGCCCGCCCCGTACTACACGCGCACCACCGCCCCCGGATACCTCCCCGGCATCCTCGCCCGGCACCACCTCGCACCCGACGGCACCCCGCTGCCCGGCGCGGTGCGCCCGCAGGCGGGGGAGTCCCGGCTGCGCCGCAGACTCCGCGCCCACCTGCGCGAGGCCGCCCGCGGGGCCTACCGGCACGGGGTCCAGCGCGTGGCCCCGGTGATCCGCAGACTGGGGGAGCTGTGA
- a CDS encoding polysialyltransferase family glycosyltransferase, with amino-acid sequence MPTQIFLASTLYGAATLAAGIDAGRFPPGRRILLTSNHAVTAEVTPGIADMPGFGALRSRFDEVLDWNRVIEPQHPSTWAPRAEDVPIWERQLRALWNLGEDRVELIVESLQVPPAQTLCRLFPGAAVDVYADGLMSYGPTRFRLDPQLGMRVRRVLHLDLVPGLEPLLLTEFGVRVELVPTEPFLKVLAELAEATEAAEGAAATAGGAGGPTEPPALLLGQYLSALDLMSPAEEEELHVSMVRGAHALGHRELVFKPHPGAPAAYCRRAQEEAERLGARLTVIAAPVLAETLYQRLRPALVVGCFSTGLLTAATLYGLPVARTGTDAVLAALTPYPNSNRVPLALVDALLPDLADAEAVRTWTPPTPEEVRAEPAALLTAVGFTMQPQILAARRPAAEAYLAGHLTARTWRYFTRRRLTSLGLPGGIPAQLSFLPRSRTVRRAVRRMAWLRRALS; translated from the coding sequence ATGCCCACCCAGATCTTCCTGGCCTCCACCCTCTACGGTGCGGCCACCCTCGCGGCGGGTATCGACGCGGGCCGCTTCCCGCCCGGCCGGCGCATCCTGCTGACCAGCAACCACGCCGTCACCGCCGAGGTCACCCCGGGAATCGCGGACATGCCGGGCTTCGGCGCCCTGCGCTCCCGCTTCGACGAGGTCCTCGACTGGAACCGCGTCATCGAGCCGCAGCACCCGAGCACCTGGGCCCCCCGCGCGGAGGACGTCCCGATCTGGGAACGGCAGCTGCGCGCCCTGTGGAACCTCGGCGAGGACCGGGTCGAGCTGATCGTGGAGTCCCTCCAGGTCCCACCCGCCCAGACCCTGTGCCGGCTCTTCCCGGGAGCGGCCGTCGACGTCTACGCCGACGGCCTCATGAGCTACGGGCCCACCCGCTTCCGCCTCGACCCGCAGCTGGGGATGCGGGTGCGGCGGGTGCTCCACCTGGACCTGGTGCCCGGACTGGAGCCCCTGCTGCTGACCGAGTTCGGGGTGCGGGTCGAACTGGTGCCGACGGAGCCGTTCCTCAAGGTCCTCGCCGAGCTCGCCGAAGCCACCGAAGCCGCCGAGGGGGCGGCGGCCACCGCGGGAGGGGCGGGCGGGCCCACCGAGCCCCCGGCCCTCCTCCTGGGCCAGTACCTCTCGGCCCTCGACCTGATGAGCCCGGCCGAGGAGGAGGAGCTGCACGTCTCGATGGTCCGCGGCGCCCACGCCCTCGGCCACCGCGAGCTGGTCTTCAAACCGCACCCCGGCGCCCCGGCCGCGTACTGCCGCCGGGCGCAGGAGGAGGCCGAACGGCTCGGCGCCCGGCTGACGGTGATCGCCGCCCCGGTCCTGGCCGAGACCCTCTACCAGCGGCTGCGCCCCGCGCTGGTCGTCGGCTGCTTCTCCACCGGGCTGCTGACCGCCGCCACCCTGTACGGGCTCCCCGTGGCCCGGACCGGCACCGACGCGGTACTGGCCGCGCTGACCCCGTACCCGAACAGCAACCGCGTCCCGCTGGCCCTGGTGGACGCCCTGCTCCCGGACCTCGCCGACGCCGAGGCGGTCCGCACCTGGACGCCCCCGACCCCCGAGGAGGTCCGGGCGGAACCGGCCGCACTGCTCACCGCCGTCGGGTTCACGATGCAGCCGCAGATCCTGGCCGCGCGCCGGCCGGCGGCCGAGGCCTACCTGGCCGGGCACCTGACCGCGCGCACGTGGCGGTACTTCACCCGCCGCCGGCTGACCTCCCTGGGCCTGCCGGGCGGCATCCCGGCGCAGCTGTCCTTCCTGCCGCGCAGCCGGACGGTGCGCCGGGCCGTACGGCGGATGGCGTGGCTGCGCCGGGCGCTCAGCTGA